A DNA window from Engystomops pustulosus chromosome 6, aEngPut4.maternal, whole genome shotgun sequence contains the following coding sequences:
- the LOC140065588 gene encoding IgGFc-binding protein-like codes for MRSLWISQLWILGAVFYGAESTGDIGGNGRNGKQNMTGGRKVTTQGKYFIVGFLENTFSDDSPRREILVTGTKPSTTVTVTMNKSTFKKTIQVGKGETVTFDLPKPTEVKGSGVCPCTTIIKSDADINVMARNFKKTSGDVSLIYPVDQWDTEYYIITPSSGPSNHYTEFAAVAKGPSNHYPEFAVVTYEFETTVNISVTGSVQFKGKNYKKGDTLTTKIEPFVILQIQSRDDLSGTIVISEHPVAVLSGHSCAPSNEGCSHVFEQLQPVTSWGTSYFVPGMSFQSNCDQVFALASKAATFEYQSGGNKMKTNVEAGQLVKFNVSMSSPLSIHSTEGIQVLLFGTGGKPFGSFLTKIPDVNSFNLQYNLIGQDDFDNNLAIIIAKSSIAPEIQYNGKVLDNANWNVFLQSDYSWAEYYYGAGSSSNKMKHPTTPFAVLSIGYSKDMAYGMVAPDIQDEE; via the exons ATATTGGTGGAAATGGTAGAAATGGGAAACAGAACATGACAG GCGGGAGGAAAGTGACCACCCAGGGAAAATACTTCATTGTGGGATTTTTGGAGAACACTTTTTCGGATGACAGCCCCAGGAGAGAAATCCTTGTAACTGGGACTAAACCTTCAACTACAGTAACTGTTACCATGAACAAGTCTACTTTCAAAAAGACAATCCAAGTTGGAAAAGGAGAAACAGTAACTTTTGATCTTCCAAAACCCACAGAAGTCAAAGGATCTGGGGTGTGTCCATGTACCACCATCATTAAATCTGATGCTGACATTAATGTGATGGCCCGAAACTTTAAGAAAACCAGTGGAGATGTTTCTTTGATTTATCCAGTTGACCAGTGGGATACAGAATACTACATAATCACCCCATCCAGTGGACCTTCTAACCATTATACAGAGTTTGCTGCTGTAGCCAAAGGACCTTCTAACCATTATCCAGAGTTTGCTGTTGTAACTTATGAATTTGAAACAACAGTAAACATCTCTGTCACTGGATCAGTGCAATTCAAAGGCAAGAATTATAAAAAGGGTGACACATTGACCACAAAAATAGAGCCATTCGTGATCCTACAGATCCAGAGTAGAGATGACCTCTCTGGGACTATAGTGATCTCTGAACACCCTGTGGCTGTTCTATCTGGACATTCATGTGCTCCTAGTAATGAAGGTTGCAGCCATGTGTTTGAACAGCTTCAACCTGTTACAAGTTGGGGAACGTCCTACTTTGTCCCAGGAATGTCCTTCCAATCAAATTGTGACCAGGTTTTTGCCTTGGCTTCCAAAGCTGCTACTTTTGAATACCAATCCGGTGGAAATAAGATGAAGACCAATGTAGAAGCCGGACAGCTGGTGAAATTTAATGTTTCCATGTCCTCACCCTTATCCATTCACAGCACGGAAGGAATCCAAGTCTTACTTTTTGGCActggtggcaaaccttttggatCTTTCTTGACCAAAATACCAGATGTTAATTCATTTAATCTTCAATACAATCTCATTGGACAGGACGATTTTGACAATAATTTGGCGATTATTATAGCAAAATCATCAATTGCCCCTGAAATCCAGTACAATGGAAAGGTTCTAGACAATGCAAACTGGAATGTGTTCCTTCAGTCTGACTATTCCTGGGCAGAATATTATTATGGTGCTGGCTCTAGCTCTAACAAGATGAAACATCCTACAACACCTTTTGCTGTCCTAAGTATTGGTTACTCAAAGGATATGGCATATGGAATGGTGGCACCTGATATACAAG ATGAGGAGTAA